The genomic DNA AAAAAAACGGAGTAAAAAACAGGTATCTGAAACCTTAACACCTGATATAACAAGAGTTGACGACTATGCAAAGCATTTAAAAAATACTCGTTCTTTGTTGCCAGAATCTGTACGTTATTTGGTGGCTGATGGCTATTATTACCGCGCTAAATTTTGGGATGCTGTTCGGGAGTCAGATCTCAATTTGATTAGTAGATTAAGGGTTGATGCCAACCTGAATTACCTCTATACCGGAGCAAGGAATAAATTCGGCGCTCCTCGTAAATATGATGGTAAAGTTGACTGCAATAATTTGAAAAATCTAACTTTCGTCAAAGAAATTAAGCCAGGAGTTAAGCTTTATTCATTATTAGTATGGAGTTGTTGCTTAAAATGCAAAATCCGTTTGGCTTGTATATCTGAGCTTCAAGCTAACGGTAAAACCAAAAATGTTTTATTGTTTAGTACCGATATCAATCTCAAGGCTGAGCAAATACTTGAGTATTATCAAGCTCGTTTTCAAATTGAATTCATTTTTCGGGATGCCAAACAATTTACTGGTTTGTCCGATTGTCAATCTGTGAATAGCCAACGGCTTGATTTTCATTTTAATGCCAGCCTAGCGGCCTTAAATTTAGCCAAATATGAAGCCTCTAATCGCCACTTGTCTGCCCATCCATTCGTGTTTTCAATGGCCTCCTATAAACGCCTGGAATTCAATCGGCATCTACTTTATACATTTATTAGCAAGTTAGATTTAGACAAGGACTTGATTTTAAATCATCCTAACCTCCCCTCAGTCTTGTCTTATGGTACTCTGGCTGCTTAAAAACTGTCCGGACTATTGATTGGTTAGTTGTTATTAGTTAGGTGTTAGTCAACCCCGAACCAACAACGAACGACTAACAATTAACCAACCCAAGTTATTCGTTGTCAGAAATAGGTACAGTTTGCAGAGCACCCCGCTGCAATTGCCGCAGTTCAGTTCTTGTCAATTGGCGACCCCCTCCATAACTAGCAAAGGTAGGAGAAAAGCTGGTATTGGCATAATTAACTGTTTGGGTGCCCAAACCACCACCAACTGCCCAGCCAACTTGAGCCGGGTTAAAAGGGTCTGGAGACTTTGCTACTTGCTGTCTGGAAATCAAGGCATTCCAGACAAAGAAAAACCCAAAAATTGATAGCCAAATCAACCCAATACTGACACTAGCTGTGCGAATTGGCCACTTGCGTAATGCTTTAATCCACAAACAAATGGCATCGTACCCCGCCCAGGGGTTGCTATCAGTATCATAGTTAGGAACAACCACAACACGAGTCACAACTGTTTGTTGGGATTGCGTTTGATAATTGGGTTGTAAAGGAACATGAACTATTGAACTATTGTTGTTAGTCAAGGATTTTACCTCCTGTAAAACCGAATTAATATAGCAGTTTTTAATTGGGTAAGCACCGCTCTTAATTAGCAAATAGCAATTAGCAATTACCCAGCAGTACATAATGCAACTGAAAACCTCTATAGTTGGGACAAGCCCAGGTTGGGTAGGGGATTGCACCCTACTTTTCGCGTGGTTACGATTGGCTTCTTTCCCAAGGAAAAGTATTCAATATTTGGTGGCAATTACTTAAGAAAATCAGCAAAGTGAGCAATCAAAATAGGCGGAGCATACTTGCGAATTAAGTAGCAAAAACAGGGCTTGCCCACATTACTATAAGAGCGATGTGAGTCTGGTTCATGTCGCTTACACCGCAGCACATTTTTGATGATGTCGCTAGCATTTCTGCTAACATCTAAGTAGCTCAAAATCTCTTCAAAAAGCTCCACCTCTGTTGCATCAGGAAAGTATTTGGCAAACTGAGACTCGTCCCAAACAACAGGCGAAGCTGGGGGGACAGAAGGAGGATTTTGTGGCATTCCTGAGACGGGGGACTCGTCCCTGGGACTTGGGGACGCTTGACTCGGTTTACCTTGTGACTGTTGGGTTTGTTTGGGACTCGTCTCGCTGTTTGGGACTTGTCCCATCCAGTCTCTTGATAGAAATTCTGGCCGATATCGCCTTTCTGCAATCAATTTATTGATTTCCTCTTCAGTCGATTCAGCTACCCAATAATCCCAACTAATTTGAGGATTATTTGGTGACTTTTGATTTGATTGTTGGCTTGGTTGCTGTTGATTTTGTTGATGTTGACTTTGTTGATGTTGACTTTGTTGATGTTGACTTGGTTGCTGTTGGCTTGATTGTTGCTGATTAGGTTGTTGTTGCCAAGGTTTAGGTATTGGCAATTCAGAGGAAATCACATCCGACTTTTCGCGATAGCTTAATTCAGGAAATAGCTGAATCAAGTATTGCGAATTCATCCAAGGTTGCAACTGTACCGCCTCTCGAATGGGATTGCCATCATCGTCTTCTCGATACCCTTTAATGAAGCCTCGAAAGGCAGGTCTAGGATGCCCAAAAGTGTCCCTTTCTGCCTTAAGATGAAGCGTGAGTAATTGCTCCTCTTTCATCTGATGTTCGCCTGTACGCTTGCTATTACCCGTGCCACCTTTCTTGTCCGTATGGCTGATTAAGATAGGAAATTCTCTAGCTTTTCTGGCATCAGATAAGACGGAAAACAAGAAATCCTCTACACCATTTCCAGGGATACGAGTAGCATAATTAGTGTACTCATCCCATACTGAAGTAATGGGAGGAGAATTGAGATTGCGGGTTTTGAGTCGCTTATAATAATTAGAGAGTTGAGCCGCAATTGCCGCATAGTTTTGTTCGTGTCCAACTAAACGACAAGCAAACCATTTATCCTCATTTTGATGAGCGTGAGGGTCACTCACTTCTAAGCTGTGTCCGCAGTACAATTTTCTTAGTAAGATTAAGAAGCTAA from Kamptonema formosum PCC 6407 includes the following:
- a CDS encoding transposase, giving the protein MNIIESILQQMSGVSQAQKKFIMTLLSTIVLVYGKVNFTNLGRYSPATEKTYRRHFLKKFDWEQFSKYFIKKALNPERTIIAVIDCSFLRKSGKHTEGKGYFYNGIAGKAEQGLEISVISVVEIETHISYSLSVQQTLSRPTTEPPKNSLIFTRKRNLKKRSKKQVSETLTPDITRVDDYAKHLKNTRSLLPESVRYLVADGYYYRAKFWDAVRESDLNLISRLRVDANLNYLYTGARNKFGAPRKYDGKVDCNNLKNLTFVKEIKPGVKLYSLLVWSCCLKCKIRLACISELQANGKTKNVLLFSTDINLKAEQILEYYQARFQIEFIFRDAKQFTGLSDCQSVNSQRLDFHFNASLAALNLAKYEASNRHLSAHPFVFSMASYKRLEFNRHLLYTFISKLDLDKDLILNHPNLPSVLSYGTLAA